A window of Costertonia aggregata contains these coding sequences:
- a CDS encoding fasciclin domain-containing protein yields the protein MKNFLKLKSIFAFAIITSLITISCDNDDDGPSIPDENIVEIASVNDDLENLVAALQRADLVSTLEGDGPFTVLAPNDEAFATFLTENNYSSLEEVPVDMLRQVLLNHVIIGTIDARTLLTAQSGYATINADGPTADSKVSLYFDTSDGIEFNETSDVVSGGSDIRAANGIIHVVDAVIPIANVVDFISWDDNFSELEDALTAADQPDFTTTLSTANEAPAPFTIFAPVDTAFDMLTEIPTGDALTAVLQHHVIAENNINSTAITDGLESPTTLEGDTLSFNISGSSVSITDGAGNTGTQVVIANIQGSNGIIHAVNKVLIPNTDN from the coding sequence ATGAAAAATTTCCTCAAATTGAAAAGCATTTTTGCTTTTGCCATTATCACAAGTTTAATAACAATCTCTTGCGACAACGATGACGACGGACCTTCGATTCCGGATGAGAATATTGTCGAAATAGCATCGGTAAATGATGATTTAGAAAATTTGGTGGCCGCTTTACAAAGGGCAGATTTAGTCAGCACTCTAGAAGGCGATGGTCCGTTCACGGTTTTAGCACCTAACGATGAAGCATTTGCGACATTTTTGACAGAAAATAATTATAGCTCTTTAGAAGAAGTCCCGGTAGATATGTTGAGGCAAGTGCTGCTAAATCATGTGATTATCGGTACCATAGATGCGAGAACACTGCTTACCGCTCAAAGTGGATATGCCACTATAAATGCCGACGGCCCTACTGCAGATTCTAAAGTGAGCCTATATTTTGACACTTCTGACGGAATAGAGTTCAACGAAACCTCTGATGTTGTAAGCGGTGGTTCCGATATAAGGGCCGCGAATGGTATTATCCATGTTGTTGATGCCGTAATTCCTATTGCCAATGTTGTAGATTTTATTTCATGGGATGATAATTTCAGTGAATTGGAAGATGCCTTGACGGCAGCTGATCAACCTGATTTTACTACCACTTTGAGCACAGCAAACGAAGCACCAGCACCATTTACCATATTTGCGCCCGTGGATACGGCCTTTGATATGCTGACCGAAATACCTACTGGGGATGCCCTCACTGCAGTACTACAACACCATGTTATAGCAGAAAACAATATAAACTCCACCGCAATAACAGACGGTCTTGAATCTCCTACCACGTTGGAAGGAGATACATTAAGCTTTAATATTTCTGGCTCCAGCGTATCCATAACGGATGGGGCGGGCAATACGGGCACCCAAGTTGTCATTGCAAATATTCAAGGCTCAAATGGCATCATTCACGCCGTGAACAAGGTTTTGATACCCAATACGGATAACTAA
- the yidC gene encoding membrane protein insertase YidC — protein sequence MEEKKLDINSIIGFVLIFGILIFMFYQNQPTPEEIEAQKAKQEQIDAEAAKASESTQKEEVATPVINLQDSTAVANYKSTIGAFGFTVPSEGNTVLENDLVYLEISNKGGQIVEAKMKKFVTYDSVPVYLVKDGNASFDLRFSTNDNRVLGSKDLFFEPAVSNNGNNQVLSMKAKISPNQFLEYRYEMRPNDYLVDFTIRSQGLNGVLNANQPISLEWKLKGIRHNKSVQYENRYTRLTYKYEDDKISKLSEGSDDDEIEENVKWLSYRQHFFSSILASKTPFEKAELISKNLVEDEDKGTKFTKEYYSKMPLILNGGELVQNMHWYYGPTDVAVLDEYKELGLADSIPFGWGIFGWINRYVFTPAYTFLSSFLPYGIAIVVMTILVRLLMSPVTYKSYLSQAKMKVLKPEITELGEKYKDNAMKKQQETMKLYNKAGVSPMSGCLPAVLQMPIFYALFMFFPTSFALRQKPFLWAEDLSSYDVVAELPFNIPFYGDHISLFPILASVAIFFYMMMTTGQNMPSQPGMPNMKFIMYLSPLIMLIFFNNYASGLSLYYFVSNLITIGIMLVIKNFIIDNDKIHAKIQENKQKPKKENKFQRKMREMMEQAEAQKKSK from the coding sequence ATGGAAGAAAAGAAGCTTGATATTAACTCTATTATCGGTTTTGTACTCATTTTTGGTATACTGATATTTATGTTTTATCAAAACCAACCTACACCGGAAGAGATTGAAGCGCAAAAAGCCAAACAGGAACAAATAGATGCCGAGGCTGCCAAAGCATCTGAATCTACACAAAAAGAAGAAGTCGCAACGCCTGTAATCAACTTGCAGGATTCCACGGCGGTGGCCAACTACAAAAGCACGATCGGTGCTTTTGGTTTTACCGTACCGTCCGAGGGTAACACGGTTCTTGAAAACGATTTGGTATACTTGGAGATAAGCAATAAAGGCGGGCAGATAGTAGAGGCAAAAATGAAAAAGTTCGTCACCTATGACTCGGTTCCCGTGTATTTGGTGAAAGATGGCAATGCCTCTTTTGATCTTCGATTTTCTACAAATGATAATCGCGTGTTAGGTTCAAAGGATTTGTTTTTTGAACCAGCCGTGAGCAACAACGGTAATAATCAAGTGCTTTCAATGAAAGCCAAGATTTCTCCCAACCAGTTTTTGGAGTATCGTTATGAAATGAGACCAAATGATTATTTGGTTGATTTCACGATTCGTTCCCAGGGTTTGAACGGTGTCCTAAACGCTAATCAGCCGATAAGCTTAGAATGGAAACTCAAAGGTATTCGCCACAACAAAAGCGTACAATACGAGAATAGGTATACACGGCTTACATACAAATATGAGGATGATAAAATAAGCAAATTGTCCGAAGGTAGTGATGACGATGAAATTGAGGAAAACGTCAAATGGCTATCGTATCGCCAACATTTTTTTAGTTCTATTTTAGCATCAAAAACACCTTTTGAAAAGGCTGAATTAATTTCTAAAAACCTTGTCGAAGACGAGGATAAGGGTACAAAATTTACCAAGGAATACTATTCCAAAATGCCCCTTATCTTAAACGGCGGCGAATTGGTCCAGAACATGCACTGGTACTACGGCCCAACGGATGTTGCCGTTTTGGATGAGTACAAAGAACTGGGACTGGCAGATTCCATTCCCTTTGGTTGGGGAATATTCGGATGGATCAATAGGTACGTGTTCACACCGGCCTATACCTTTTTAAGCTCCTTTTTACCTTACGGTATTGCAATTGTTGTTATGACCATACTGGTACGCTTACTAATGTCACCGGTTACTTATAAATCGTACTTATCCCAAGCGAAAATGAAGGTTCTAAAGCCAGAAATTACAGAATTGGGTGAGAAGTATAAGGACAATGCGATGAAAAAGCAGCAAGAAACCATGAAGCTGTACAATAAGGCAGGAGTAAGCCCAATGAGTGGTTGTCTCCCTGCCGTATTACAGATGCCCATATTCTATGCGCTTTTCATGTTTTTTCCGACCTCCTTCGCATTGCGACAAAAACCATTTTTATGGGCTGAGGATTTATCTTCTTACGATGTGGTTGCGGAGCTTCCGTTCAATATCCCTTTTTATGGTGATCACATCAGCTTATTTCCGATACTTGCCTCGGTCGCCATATTCTTTTATATGATGATGACCACGGGACAAAATATGCCTTCACAACCAGGCATGCCCAATATGAAGTTTATCATGTACCTATCGCCACTTATCATGCTCATATTCTTTAATAATTATGCAAGTGGATTGAGTTTGTATTATTTTGTATCCAACTTGATTACCATAGGCATCATGTTGGTCATCAAGAATTTTATTATAGATAATGATAAGATTCATGCTAAAATACAAGAGAACAAACAAAAACCTAAAAAGGAAAACAAGTTTCAACGTAAGATGCGGGAGATGATGGAGCAAGCAGAAGCACAAAAAAAGAGTAAATAA
- a CDS encoding fasciclin domain-containing protein: protein MKKLLRLKSMTLFALFALFTLSCEKEETQDQKQENSSNIVQTAQNEDLLNSLVAALIKADESDANDLVNTLSGDGPFTVFAPTNDAFTALLGDLEAYSSLEDFKTEEDKAILATILKYHVVAGVGAKADDLENGQELTTVQGEKLKINLDGGVFIDDATDVNATVVRPDIEASNGIVHVIDKVMLPQAVIMAINGSGDMNLVEIVVATEPLSLLEEAVIKAGLVDTLSGDGPFTVFAPTNDAFVALLNTLGDSYNSLDDFDTDEEIALLKNILLYHVIPSKILAADLAEGSVPTAFADNSIEVIASGDTFVIGDASDVDANITGTDIIATNGVAHTIDKVLLPQAALDFVATLNLKTIVEIAVETDDLSLLVGALQQANAGLVDTLSGEGPFTVFAPTNAAFAALLDALGDDYNELSDFDTQEEKDLLVAILTYHVVSGTAAFSSDLSNGQEIPTVQGGKITVSLDGGVFIKDATETPAEVETADVRASNGVVHIIDKVLLPQVAVDFVNTLNLKTIVEIAVETDDLSLLVQALQQANAGLVDTLSGDGPFTVFAPTNAAFVALLNDLGDDYNSLADFDTQEEKDLLVQVLTYHVVSGTAAFSGDLSNGQQIPTVQGEKVGINIKNGTVHVEDATEKNATVVIPDVEASNGVVHVIDKVLLPQAVLDALTPALPNIVELAQSVDDLSLLVNALIQADAGLVDVLSGDGPFTVFAPTNAAFADLLDALGNEYHSLADFDTPEEKALLAKVLTYHVVSGTAAFAGDLSNGQQIPTVQGESVGINIKNGTVHIEDATDTNATVTGADNEASNGVVHIVNKVLLPQEVLDILNPPAPNIVELAQSVDDLSLLVDALIQADAGLVEVLSGDGPFTVFAPTNAAFADLLNTLGNDYNSLADFDTAEEKALLAKVLTYHVVSGSAIASGDFTSHQELVTVQGESLEAIPGHPIKLRDKTNVRARIIGADNEASNGIVHIIDKVVLPQEVLDILNPPTH, encoded by the coding sequence ATGAAAAAATTACTCCGGTTAAAGAGCATGACACTATTTGCTCTTTTCGCTTTGTTCACGCTCTCCTGCGAGAAGGAAGAAACTCAAGATCAAAAACAGGAAAATTCATCCAACATTGTTCAAACCGCTCAAAATGAAGACCTATTGAACAGCTTGGTCGCAGCTTTGATTAAAGCGGACGAAAGTGATGCCAATGACTTGGTTAATACTCTTTCGGGTGATGGGCCTTTTACCGTTTTTGCGCCAACAAACGATGCTTTTACCGCCTTATTGGGCGATTTGGAAGCCTACTCAAGTTTAGAGGATTTTAAAACTGAAGAGGATAAGGCAATTTTGGCTACAATTCTCAAATATCATGTGGTCGCCGGCGTAGGTGCCAAAGCTGATGACTTGGAAAATGGACAAGAATTGACCACTGTGCAAGGAGAAAAATTAAAGATAAACCTAGATGGCGGTGTTTTTATTGATGATGCTACCGATGTAAACGCTACCGTTGTTAGACCAGATATTGAAGCTAGTAATGGTATTGTACATGTAATCGACAAAGTAATGCTACCACAAGCTGTAATTATGGCAATCAATGGCTCAGGTGATATGAACTTGGTAGAAATCGTTGTAGCCACAGAGCCACTTTCACTTTTGGAAGAAGCGGTAATCAAAGCCGGTTTGGTCGATACATTAAGCGGAGATGGACCTTTCACCGTTTTTGCCCCAACAAATGATGCCTTTGTGGCATTACTAAATACATTGGGTGACAGTTATAACAGCCTTGACGATTTTGATACCGATGAAGAAATCGCATTACTGAAGAATATCCTTTTATATCATGTCATACCTTCCAAAATTCTTGCTGCTGACTTGGCAGAAGGTAGTGTACCTACAGCTTTTGCCGATAACAGTATTGAAGTAATCGCTTCGGGAGATACTTTTGTAATTGGTGATGCCTCCGATGTAGATGCAAATATTACAGGTACGGATATTATTGCCACAAATGGTGTTGCACACACCATAGACAAAGTATTGTTACCTCAAGCAGCGTTGGATTTTGTTGCTACACTCAACTTAAAGACCATTGTAGAAATTGCTGTCGAAACAGATGATTTGAGCCTATTGGTAGGTGCTTTACAGCAGGCCAATGCTGGCTTGGTAGACACATTGAGCGGTGAAGGGCCTTTTACGGTATTTGCGCCTACAAACGCAGCGTTTGCAGCTTTACTAGACGCATTGGGAGATGATTACAATGAACTTTCGGATTTTGACACGCAAGAGGAAAAAGATTTATTGGTAGCCATTTTAACGTACCACGTTGTATCCGGTACCGCTGCTTTTTCATCCGACTTATCAAACGGTCAGGAGATTCCAACAGTTCAAGGAGGTAAAATAACCGTAAGCTTAGACGGTGGTGTGTTCATAAAAGATGCTACTGAAACACCTGCAGAAGTTGAAACGGCCGATGTTAGAGCCAGTAATGGTGTCGTACACATCATAGACAAGGTATTGTTACCACAAGTTGCAGTTGATTTTGTGAATACACTCAATTTGAAAACTATTGTTGAAATTGCTGTTGAAACTGATGATTTAAGTCTGTTGGTACAGGCATTACAACAGGCGAATGCAGGTCTAGTAGACACATTAAGCGGAGATGGACCTTTTACCGTTTTTGCACCCACCAACGCTGCTTTTGTCGCTTTATTGAATGATTTGGGCGATGACTACAATAGCTTGGCTGATTTTGATACCCAAGAAGAGAAGGATTTATTGGTACAGGTGTTGACCTATCATGTGGTTTCAGGTACAGCGGCCTTCTCCGGAGATTTGTCCAATGGTCAGCAAATCCCCACTGTACAAGGTGAAAAAGTAGGTATCAATATCAAAAACGGAACCGTTCATGTAGAAGATGCTACGGAAAAGAACGCTACTGTGGTTATACCGGATGTTGAAGCCAGCAACGGTGTAGTTCATGTAATAGATAAAGTTTTATTGCCGCAGGCCGTATTGGATGCCCTGACACCAGCACTTCCCAATATCGTAGAATTGGCGCAATCGGTCGATGATTTAAGTTTATTGGTAAATGCACTCATACAAGCTGATGCCGGATTGGTTGATGTGTTAAGTGGAGACGGACCTTTTACCGTCTTTGCCCCAACCAATGCAGCGTTTGCCGATTTGTTGGATGCACTCGGAAACGAGTATCATAGTCTTGCGGACTTTGACACGCCAGAGGAAAAAGCACTATTGGCCAAGGTATTGACCTATCATGTAGTCTCAGGAACGGCTGCATTTGCCGGAGATTTATCCAACGGGCAGCAAATCCCTACCGTACAGGGTGAAAGTGTTGGTATCAACATTAAAAATGGAACAGTTCATATAGAAGATGCTACGGATACCAATGCCACTGTAACTGGAGCGGACAATGAAGCCAGTAATGGTGTAGTACACATCGTAAACAAAGTATTGTTGCCTCAAGAGGTATTGGATATTTTAAATCCACCGGCACCAAATATCGTAGAGTTGGCACAGTCGGTTGATGACCTAAGTCTTTTAGTTGATGCCTTAATCCAAGCCGATGCCGGATTGGTAGAGGTCTTGAGCGGAGATGGGCCTTTTACCGTATTTGCCCCAACCAATGCAGCGTTTGCCGATTTGTTGAATACTTTGGGCAACGATTATAACAGTTTGGCCGATTTTGATACTGCCGAAGAAAAAGCCCTATTGGCAAAAGTATTGACCTATCATGTGGTTTCCGGTAGCGCCATTGCTTCCGGTGATTTTACCAGTCATCAAGAATTGGTTACCGTACAAGGGGAATCATTGGAAGCTATTCCGGGCCATCCTATTAAACTAAGGGATAAAACCAATGTTAGGGCCAGAATAATCGGTGCCGATAACGAGGCTAGTAACGGTATCGTTCACATTATTGATAAAGTGGTACTTCCGCAAGAAGTATTGGATATTTTAAATCCCCCTACTCACTAA
- a CDS encoding CTP synthase yields MSQTKYIFVTGGVTSSLGKGIIAASLAKLLQARGYKTTIQKLDPYINVDPGTLNPYEHGECYVTDDGAETDLDLGHYERFLNVATSQANNVTTGRIYQSVIEKERRGEFLGKTVQVVPHITNEIKERVQLLGKSGDYDIVITEIGGTVGDIESLPYIEAVRQLLWELGDNNGIVIHLTLVPYLSAAGELKTKPTQHSVKTLMESGIKADILVCRTEHQISTEIKDKLALFCNVKREAVIQSIDASTIYDVPILMQQEGLDSVVLKKLLLSDENTPDLTQWKEFLNRHKNPKNEVTIGLVGKYVELQDSYKSILESFIHAGAANEVKVNVRSIHSEYITQANFDEKMKGLDGILVAPGFGERGVEGKIKAVQYARQNGIPFLGICLGMQMAVIEYARNVLGLTDANSTEMNGNSVDPVINLMEEQKTITNKGGTMRLGAWDCELRENSLAQKVYNGKTAISERHRHRYEFNNEYRERLESKGLSASGTNTKTGLVEIVELPSHPWFIGVQYHPEYKSTVADPHPLFVGFVKAALTHKKQQSNASLA; encoded by the coding sequence ATGTCACAGACAAAATATATATTCGTTACGGGGGGCGTTACTTCATCTCTTGGCAAAGGCATTATTGCAGCATCTTTGGCCAAATTACTTCAGGCCAGAGGGTATAAAACAACCATTCAAAAATTAGATCCCTACATAAATGTGGATCCAGGTACTTTAAACCCTTATGAGCATGGGGAATGTTACGTGACCGATGATGGCGCGGAAACCGATTTGGATTTGGGCCATTACGAACGCTTTTTGAACGTAGCTACCTCACAGGCCAATAACGTGACTACGGGTAGAATATACCAAAGTGTTATCGAAAAAGAGCGTAGAGGTGAGTTTTTGGGTAAAACGGTACAGGTTGTACCGCATATCACCAATGAGATAAAGGAACGTGTTCAATTATTGGGGAAAAGCGGTGATTACGATATTGTAATTACCGAAATTGGGGGAACTGTTGGCGATATTGAATCCTTACCTTACATTGAGGCGGTGCGACAGTTACTTTGGGAACTGGGTGATAATAACGGGATAGTCATTCACCTGACTTTGGTTCCCTACCTATCCGCGGCCGGTGAGTTGAAAACAAAACCTACGCAACATTCCGTTAAAACCTTAATGGAAAGTGGTATCAAGGCAGACATATTGGTCTGTAGGACAGAGCATCAAATCTCAACCGAGATAAAGGATAAATTGGCATTGTTTTGCAATGTTAAGCGTGAAGCCGTAATTCAGTCCATTGATGCGTCTACAATATATGACGTGCCCATTTTGATGCAGCAAGAAGGTTTGGATAGCGTGGTATTGAAAAAATTGCTGCTTTCCGATGAAAACACACCAGATCTAACACAATGGAAAGAGTTCTTGAACAGACACAAGAATCCAAAAAATGAAGTGACCATTGGTCTCGTGGGAAAGTATGTTGAGCTTCAGGATTCGTACAAATCAATTTTAGAATCTTTTATTCACGCGGGTGCCGCAAATGAAGTAAAGGTAAACGTACGATCTATTCATTCCGAGTATATAACCCAGGCAAACTTTGATGAAAAAATGAAGGGTTTGGATGGTATTTTGGTTGCTCCAGGTTTTGGGGAGCGTGGTGTGGAAGGTAAAATAAAAGCAGTGCAATATGCTAGGCAAAATGGGATTCCTTTTTTGGGAATCTGTTTGGGTATGCAGATGGCGGTCATTGAATATGCCAGAAATGTATTGGGGCTGACCGATGCGAATTCAACCGAGATGAACGGTAACAGTGTAGATCCTGTAATAAACCTAATGGAAGAGCAAAAAACCATTACCAACAAAGGGGGTACCATGCGGCTTGGAGCATGGGACTGCGAACTACGGGAAAATAGCCTTGCCCAAAAAGTGTACAATGGCAAAACCGCTATATCCGAAAGGCATCGCCATAGGTACGAGTTCAATAACGAATACAGGGAAAGATTGGAATCGAAAGGTCTATCGGCATCTGGCACCAATACCAAAACCGGACTTGTCGAGATCGTAGAATTGCCTTCGCACCCCTGGTTCATTGGTGTGCAATACCATCCTGAATACAAAAGTACCGTGGCCGATCCACATCCTCTTTTCGTGGGCTTTGTCAAGGCTGCACTAACGCATAAAAAACAACAATCCAATGCCAGTTTGGCATAA